TCATTTTGTTAGAGTACCCATATTCGACGCTCATGTCCGATACATTTATGGAAATGGGTATACGGACATGATTTTCTAAAGACCCGCCAAATACATGGAAAAAACTTACATATCCGTATCTGACACTCGCACTCAACCCCGAGTAACATATGACCAAAATATCAATCATCTCAAATATTCAATTTGCGCAATATTTTTTTAACAGGTTGATATAGCTTTGAATGAAATATTACGTCTTCAAGAGGAGGGACCTTCAGATCAAGATGTTGAAACCATACTCGAAATCGAACAGAGAGCCCATGAAAATGGATTGCAGGTTAAATTTCTTCTACTTTATGCATTGAACATTTATTACATTTAGCAATCAATATAAGTAAAGAATCCTAAGCCAACATCTTTTACCTTACCAATGAAACAAGTTATCTTCATTTCTATCGTTGCTCTGACTCTTCATTTTGCTTTAAGGACCCGTATTTGATGCCCGTATTTGACGTCTATTTTAAGAATTCTCTAAATATATGAAAAACCTTGGAAAAAATTGAATATACCCGAGTCTGAGTAACTTAGCTTCATCTAATCTATCTCCTCTTAATGTTTGCACCTTGTTTTGTGAACTAActtggtcttacacattttaggAGAACTATTACTGGCTTAATCTGATTATCGGCAGTTATCAGTCACGGATTTATTCCAGCGATATTGGAACTTCTTTCAAGGTCAGTGGAAGGACGGGGGAAAGGTTACAAATACCGAAATTCGAATCCGAGTAAAATACAAAGGAATACttacttctttttttttccatttgtgTGATGCAGATTCTAGATGAAACGCGTTCAAAAGTTAGAAATTCGCTAACACCATTAACGATGCAATTGGCGCTACGGCGGATAATGCCTTGCAACAATCCTCACACTGTTGTGATTCTAATGCCCCAAACATCATGGCTTAAGAGGATAAAGTCATTTTCACAATGGACCCTTCATGGGATCGATATGAAGGTTAGTCATCTCACCATTTTCCTCACTATTAACTATGACTACGAGTAGGGAAGGTAACAGGTTGGAAATATGCATTTTTCTATGATATCCGGATTTGAGTATTATCTAAATCCTCGATATTCATTGTCATCCAAGCACATTTTTAGCACCATGACACATTCTCTAGACTTTCAATACACCCGAATGATTAGAAGTTTCCcttttggtatagatattgggattcgaaccccaaatATGTTGGATGCCATCTTTTAAAGATAATTGGATGAATCAATCGAAAGAAGTCCCATTCGAGCACATTTTTAGCTCTGTGACTCATTCTCTGAATTTTCAGTACACCCAAATGATTAAAAGTTTCCCTTTTGGTACAGATATTGGGATTCGACCCCAAATCTGTTGGGTGTCATCTTTTAAAGgtggctaaatgaatcactcgAAATAAGTCCCATCTGAGCACATTTTTAGCACCACGACACATTCTCTGAGTTTTCAATACACCCAAATGATTAAAACTTTCCCTTATTGTATAGATATTGGGATTCAAACCCCATATATGTCGACTACCATCTTTTAAAGGTGACTGGATGAATCAATCGAAATAAATCCCATCCGAGCACATTCTTAGCTCCACGACACTTTTCAATACACCCCAAATGATTAAAAGTTTACcttttggtatagatattggttTCTGAACCCCATATATATCTGATGCCATCTTTTAAAGGTAACTGAATGAATCAATCGAAATAAGTCCTGGGTCCGGATTCttgcttttcttttattttgaccATTTTTTTCCCTAGTATCTGATCtcatttataatttttctaaaactACACATTTCAACTAGCTTTTTTAATGCATTGAATCAAACAAGACATGCTGTTTTGTTGGGCAGATTTTAGCAGCCATTGCTGGTTTCACAGTTTTAGCGCTCAGTTTGAAGAGATGTTCAAAGAGATcttagaaggaaaaagaaaaactgCACATAAAATGCTTCCAGCAAGTTAAAAAATGTGAAGAAATAGGGTTTCATTTCCGCCATATTGATATTCATTACCAGAGAGATTGAATGGATTTAACAATTCGtgtattttttttttggtgtCGGGATCGTATTTGTAGTTTCGATATTTTTTTAGTAATTTGTATTGTATAATTCTTTTAAGACATTAGCGTATTCATATCGTGTTTGTATTATTCTTTCGTGTGGGGTTTTAATAGTCAGGTTGAGCCAAAACCATGAATTTCATACTCATTGTTTGTAGTAATTCTTTCGTACTGCAATATAAtactgataaattttaaaataaaacaatgaaGAATATATTTGTTTGGTCATGATTTTATATTTGTATTATATcttttaattattgttttattttctatattacagttggatttaatttttatattttaatttcacttTGAACATTATAAATCCGTGTATTCTTATGGCTATTGTAGCAAGATAGGATTTTGACTAAAGAGGAGCGAGTTCGACGGCATATGTCTTGAAGGCCATTGTGTTCAATGTGGATATCTGATGGAGACTAGTTTATATGCTTTACGGGATTGTGAGTTCTCAAAAGCAATGTGGAAGGCGGTGATTCTTAACTTAGCAAGGAATAATTTCTTCTCCACAAACTTAAATTTATGGTTAAACGAGAACTTGTAATTGCAAGAAATGTTGAAAGTGAATGAAGGAAATTGGTCGACTCAATTTGCAATTCTATGTTGGTTGTTATGGAAATGCCGAAACAATTTCATCTTCCATAATAGTCACAATACTGTTGATGTTGTTGTAGATACAAGTTTAGCCTCGACCGAGAGTTTTGTAAACTTAAAATCATGTGAGCTACATCGCATTCAAACGGCATCGAGTGATTATTGGGGGAAGCCAGAGAAAAGATGGGTTAAGTTGAATACAAATGGTGCATTTTTGAAAAGTATTAACATTGTTGCGATAAGAGGTGTGTTTAGAGATCATGATGGCACTGGGAAGTGTGGGTTTACTATGCGGATTGAAAAAGATTTAGTCTTCAAAACTGATGTAAAAGCTATCTTAGAAGGTCTAAACTTAGCATCGACATTTGGTTTTAGGCAACTGGAGTTGGAGTGTGATAATGCTTTAGTTGTAGAAACTATTTTAGTTGATTGTGTGGGAGCTAATATGTTATCTGAACTGCACTTGATTAAGCAACTTTTATGTCGTGATTGGAAAGTTCGTCTTCAACATATCCCCAGTGAACATAATAAAATAGCTAATTCGATGGCTAAATTTGGCAAAGGGAATTATGATGAGATGTAGATATTTGAGGAGAGTCCCTCCTTATTAAAGAAGCTACTCAAGGGTGATCTCTATCATATGATTGATTCTTctagttaatttatttttttgcttTCGCTTTATAGTTGTTTCTTgttacaaaaaataaataaataaatctatgaattaaaatttaaacaactTTTTTTTTGCTCTTCAGTATTGACCGTCAGATGGATTTAGATCTAAAGTATGTTCTTCTACTTGTCGATGAGTATCAATCCACCATATCGATTATTCAATCATTTCTTGGAGCTTGCTAaccgaactttaaaaaaaaaaaaaaaccaaactgCCCAATGACTAAAATAAatacttttgaatagtttagtgaccattgTGTAACTTTTTGGACttaagtgaccaaaacataaacctactaatagtttaatgacctTTGGTGAATTTACCCTAAAAAATTTGAAGAACATAGCCCTTTTTATAATGGATTAGGGTTCGTTAGTAAAGGCCCAATCAAAGATACGGTCCATTAATATTGATAAACGAAAACGATATCGCTTAACCTTATGTAGAAAGTTATGCAAATTAGGGTTTCGTCTTCCTCGTTTTTATTCAAGGCTCCTTTCTCTTCATTCTCGTTTGCCTTCAAAACACCATCAAGgtttctctctttttctctcatttattTTCTCTCTTAATGTTTGGTTCCCGAGAAAACCCAACGAGGAAATGGTTTTCTGATTTACCTTTTTCATTGATTAAGACCTGGTTTTAAAGTGATAATTTGGTGATTAAATGCAGGTAAGAATTAACGCCAGAAAGATTTTAAAATGGTTGAGAAAACAAGGGGAAGAAAGGAAGAGGTGGTGACCAGAGAATACACCGTCAACCTTCACAAGAGACTCCATGGCTGGTAATTTAACTgctgattcttttttttttcttttttttccccttGAGTTCATTGTATTGCCGGTTTGGTTTAAAGTAGCTTCTCGCTTTCAAATTTCTTTACTTATTCATTACTATTTTTCAATATCTCAATGATATTTTATCAACCTAATTGTTAATTTTTACATCCAGTTGTTTGTAATTAGTGGGTTAGCTGTTATTGTAATCAAGAATTTTAGTTGGATGCACAACTTTTTTATATTGTGtagtttttaatttcattttttgcgTTATATAGATTGTGAGACAATCTTGTAGTCCCCTTGTGTGGTGCTTTATATCGTGTTttacttctttttcttttgttttcatgttTGCATTGGATGAAGGTATTATCAATGTCTGCGTTTGTGAAAAGAGATTTTGGTAGCTATGTCTTGATTCCAAGTACTATATGATTATAGCACTAAATAAGCGTGTTGAATGTACCTTTGAGGTCCCTCTACTATAGGGAcctgatcaaattagtccctctattattaaatggatcaattGAGGCCATGTCTATTAAAAGGAATCAAATAATCCCAAATTGGAATAGAGTTGATATCATTAAAACTTTTATGGTTCTGTAAATGGGATCTTTCATTTTGAATTGAACtataattgaaaaaaataattttcaagatATTTTTATATAGTGAATGTTAACTCAAATCACAATTTGGACTTATTTGATTCTCTTTAatagtataaggattaaattgatccacttaataataaaaggactaatttgataCAGTCCTTATAATACAGGGTCCTCCCAAGTACTTTAACCAAAGAATTGTCCTATCAAGGAAAGTAGCTTATGTTACTccaactcttcatttttcttagCAGCTAGGCTTGCATTAGAATCCAAGGAACATAGACAGTAGCTTTATGATTATAGCACGAGGGAAGTAGCCTATGTTACAgactcttcatttttctcatatAGTATCCCTACCAGATGCATACCCGAACAAGGGTTCAAGGATATGATCCTCTTGAGGACTATCCAAATGCATGAAAATCTTGTGGGAAAAAAAAATCGAACATAACCATGTACGGCACTCGTATTTGAATCCAAGGAACATTAAACATTATCTTTATGGATTCCATTGGTGGTGACTGGCAAAAGTTTTTGAGTAACTTATTGTGTTAATCTTTGAAACAGCACATTCAAGAAGAAGGCTCCCAAGGCTGTAAAAGAGATAAGGAAATTTGCCGAAAAAGCCATGGGGACAAAGGATGTACGAGTTGACGTGAAGCTGAACAAGCACATATGGAGCCGAGGGATCCGAAGTGTCCCAAGAAGGGTTAGGGTTCGTATTGCTCGGAAGAGAAACGATGACGAAGATGCAAAGGAAGAGCTCTACTCCTTGGTAACTGTTGCTGAAATCCCAGCTGAAGGTCTGAAAGGCTTGGGCACCAAAgtcattgatgatgatgatgagtaATTTATTGGTTTTCTTTTAGTTtatgaaaacttttaaaattttgttagagaCGGGCAACTTTATCATTAGAattttttgggttaaattttgtaGTAATTTCTTGTGAGACATTTAAGTTTTCCTCGTATATTTGGGTTCATTGTTTTTTGTCTGGTTTTTAAGCTTTAATTGTAGTGGAGATTACATATACAAATAGTGATGGGCCGGGCGGGGCGACTGGTTTTTTGTCTGCCCCAATTACGACCCGATATACCCCAATATAATTCAACTTCAACACGATccgaaattaaatattaatttattttcagtCCGATCCAACTTGATGTcacaattattttttatttttattaaaatagaataataattttaatattttacttttaatgaTAATATTAATTGTTTTTCGTATGATTGTACTAGAGTACAAAAAatgatataattttattatatataaggaATTGTGTGCGTTTTTCGAAAATTTCATCTCGAAAGTAAGGAAAAAGTTAACCTTTATTAGATTATGTCGAATCGAATTAAAACCGGTTGAATCTAATATTTTGGTCATCTTTAATTTCAGACATGAGTATttttaaattacataaaataatttaagttGCAAATGTTTGATTTGGGTAAATCAGATTTTTGTTTGAAaagtaattgattttttttaaaagaaaatgtttttattatttatcatttagTAATTTGTTTACCAAGCATGCTAgctacttttaaaaaaattatttaaagatCATCCATGATGTCAAATATAAAAGGATGCTCAAATTAGCGTTGGTTGAAGCAACCATTTTCAGTCGGTTGATGCAACCTTTATCGTAGCTTTTAGCCATAAATTCCATATCATCAAGGCATTTCTCAAGCAACCATTTACACGTATATTTCACATAAGCTTCGGCACAGTTCATGTCATCCTGCAAATGCATCCGGTCTTCAACTGAAATTCCATGTGAACCTTTTTAGACCTTATAAATGAATGTAAAAAAGGAGTATTATGAACTATTGCCAGAGTGCCATACATACCTGAAGATCTGCAAATGCTATTTCAGGTTCCACCATCCAAAACTCAGCCAAATGCCTTGATGTATGAGACTGTTCAGCTGGGAATGTCGGTCCAAACGTATACACATTACTGACAGCATAAGCATATGTTTCAACCTGTAGTTGACCAGAAACCGTCAAAAAAGCTTAACGAGCAAAAAAATCTTGAGTGTAATCAATCTTGCCATCCTTTTGGGGGATCCCAGGTTTCAATTTAGATCTCTCATCCAGCTTTAAGAGGCTCTCTTCACTTTGTTAATTTCCACAACCGAAGCACCGGTATCGGCCTTGCTTGCTTTAGCATCTTTGAGTTGCTTAACAGCCAATCCTCTCTCACTCACAAGTTGCTTAGCGGCTTCCATAACGGCCTCCAATGGAGGAGGGTTTTTAATTAGATCTTTCTCCAGTATTTCAGCTTCACTGATCAAAGTTGTAACTTGGAACATTTCACCAGCACCCTCACAATCACTGGTGGTTATAATTGGAGTGTGCACATAAAGGAAATGGTACGTTCTTGGAAGAAAGAATGGGTAGCGAAAGCAAGCGCATTCCGTATTTGAGCAATGGCGGCAATCTGAATcagtatataatttaataatgatCACACAACAAATAACTGTAAGCCTGTAATGATCGTGTTTTAGGACGTCGCCCTGCATCACTCTATGCACTGAGATTCGATCATCATCCCCGTATGCGCTTACATCAAAGGTACTGTAATTTTTGGACATAAACTGGCCCCTCTTGCAGATGGTTCGAGACTTTGATGGAAGTACACGCGGGATGACAACCGAATCTCAACTCATAAGGCACATGCCATTTAGCAAATACCATACATGTTACCTACGTCACTCAAGCTCGAGTATGAGCGCCGCATATATTATGTGCTCCAATCCAGGTATGATATTTTTTCATGAAAACGGAAAATCGTTAGAGGCCATATCCCCCTATTCATGTGTAAGGATGTAATGATCAGATATCAAGACATTGTCCTGCATCACTCTACGAATCGGGATTCGGTCATCATCCCATATGCAGTTACATCAAAGGTACTGTAATTTTTTGACACCAACTGACCCGTCCTGCAGGTGGTTCGAGACTTTGAAGTAAGCAAACGCGAGATGATGACCGAATCTCAACTTGTAAGGCAACATGTCATTACAGTAGCAAATACCATACATGTTATCTGTTACTGGAACTTGAGTATGAGTGAAGCATATGCTATATGCTCCTATACAGGCATGGTCTTTTTTCGTGAAAATGGAAAATCGCACCAACATTGCATATTTCACAAAATATCTTGTGTATGATAAATCATGAAAAATAGAAACATTAATTCAATTCTTAAACTGACTAAACTGCTCTTACCAAAAGTTCTTATATGGTTTCTAATTGAACTGTTCAGTGTTGACTTGTTCTGAAAATTGAAAAGTATTTCAACATTTTAAGCGTTAAGGAAATACTATAGATTCAGTTAGTTCCAAAAGGGAAACGATAAGGGATTCAAATTGATTTAGAGATTGATACCGAGTTGGTTCGAGATCGAAGATGAAGATGATCCCTCAAGAATTCAAGTGTGAGCTTCGTTTTCGGTATCGGATACTTAGCCGGATCCACCTAACCAATATGGACCACCTTTTCGACCCGAAGCTCAATCCTCTGCTTCGTCCCTTCAGGCGGAACCTTCAATATTCCATCAACCACTACGCAAGTGCCGGTCGCCACCAGCTTACTGAGAACAGCCACTCCGGCATCCATAATCACCTGCAAGTTCCCCAGACACGCACCGTCGTTCAGTTCCAAGAACCTTTCCCTTGCTCTCTCCCAGTCTTCAGCCAACCACCGGCGCGGACACGTTGCCCCGAGAGGCCAGCCCACCGTCCGGCAAGCCAACGATGGACCGGATCAAGACACGGTCAGAGAATGCATGGTTCTCAACGGATCCCGTCAAATTCATCGCCGCTAGCCGGTCCGCCGCCGCCGTTGCCTGATCTGTTCCGGCCTTTCGCTTTTCTGAGCTGGAAAGATTTAAGGCTTTCGAAATTAGAAACTCACGATAAtgttaaaaaccctaaaaatgacTTTTGTATGTTGTAAGGGGTGATCTGTAGGAGCTAGTACTACAGTAATTCTGATGTATTCCTATGAGTCTTGCGTTTCAATATTTGGCTCTCTACACGTGTCTTTTTTTTATTGGGTGGTTTAAAAGGATTCGTGGAATCTTTGTCCGAAACAGAGAGATTGACACTCAGCTCCTTAAGGCGGCGCATTACTTTTAAGACAGAATTTCCTCGCTGACGTTGTTAGAATCTTAGTGTTCGCCAAATGTCAAACTTTTTGACCaatatttagttatttatttttctaatttccaCTTATTTCTATTTTactcatattttaatatattttttaaaaagtggAATTTAATTGTAGTGTAATTGGATAAtgattctttttattatttttagatatgtaattttgaaaaatagatttTGCTAATGGATTGTGCTGAGCCACTCTTCAAAACTTactatactaaataatataaaatctcaatatcttaaaattaaatttcaattaatactattaaaattagtataaataaataaatttttagaaaaattctTAAAtgcatatttattttaaaattataaagaatcATCTAATTAAAAActaagttcattttaaaaataattttgggagAAATAAACCATTCCTTGAAAATAGATGGTGAGAAAAAAATGAAAGATGAAGAGGGTATGggagataaataaatttaagtattatttaattttattcatctttcatcttttcttgttttatttcaataaatattgttgaacacttttttttaaattacatGAACTTTAATATTCAATTATATTAGGTACGTAcgaataaaaactaaaaaaaatttaagtctgACATAGGAATTTGTAACTAAATATAAAGGTGAAATTTTGCTATTAGTCTCTCTATCATATATAAGTTTTAGATTTAATCtcgtattttaatttgattaattttagttCACGTATTTTTCGAAATAGTCAAGTTTAGTCCCTATATTATTAGTTCTGAAATTTCGGTCCTAACCTAAAATGATAGTAGTTAAATTTGTTtcattaaattttgttattaattcATATTATTCGTAAAGTTGTAGATTTAGTTTATGGTCTTCTTTTAGATTATTCTTAGttcttatatttttgaattttgaaatattagttaaatCCTTTAAGTGATTTTTTCGTGAATAATAATATGTAAGAAGAATAAGTGACATCAAAGGTGAAGCTAGATATTTTTAGGGTActggaattaaattataaaattttcgaGAGATCAAAATGtattttatcatgtattaatttataatttcattatttttaagggattaaatatattttattcatatCTTAAAGGGCAAAGTATCATTTTACCGTAAATTAacttgtaattttattatttctaaagagattgaaatgaaaatttttattttaaggaattaacttttaatttttaatttattataatccactttaaaacgaatatataattaaattaaattcaacaaattattaattgaatttgtaattctaaattcgaaaaataaaagaataaattcTTTCGAATAAAACTGACAACTAACATTCAAACAAATAAAGCGCAGTGAAGATATATAACCGTCAGTGCGCGCCACGTTGAAAACCAATCCCACTTTCCCAGACTTTTCTTTTCAGTTTTTTTTATTTCACAGATTTCTCAACTCCCAAATCCCCAATTTCTTAATTTTTACAGGTTAGGTTAGATTCCCCCCTTTTGCATTATTCTTTTTTTCTCTACTTACTcttttaactctttttttttttgctgtttTCTGATGATTGATTATGTAACAGTTTATATATATGATCGTATTGGTGATTGTTGTTAAGCAGAATATCAGGTGTTTTAATTCGCGGAGAGGTAGCTATGTTTAAAGGGATTTTTGGAAAAACCAAGCCGGAAACAAATGCTCTAACCACTTTAGACAAGTTAAATGAGGTATTTCCTCGATGttgtacttttttttttcctttaatcgGGAAATAAGTTGTTTGTTTGTTGCATTTCTTTTTTGCGTGAACTGTGTGATTTGAAATTTGCATCTGGTGATTTCGGTGGGTTGATTTTATAGTTTCGGGATTTGTTTGAAAGAACTGAGTTGCTAGCTGACGGATTAATGGGAAATAATATGATAATCCTTTTGGTGAATTACTGAATTGATTGATTACATTTTGGATCGATAAAAATTAATGAACTTATGAAGTGGAATTAAATTTAGTTAAAAAATACATTCAGAAGAGTCAGTTGATCACTTTAGTAATTGGCCATTTTCAGAGGATGATAGTTGTTTACTTTGGTTGATGACTTGAAGGTGAAACTTTTCTTTTAATGCTTCTTTCGATAAGAGTATTACTTTTTCCATACATCTTAATACTAGAGTTAGCAATAAACTAATTACACTTGATAATTTTTAGCTACTAATATAACTTGTTTTCAGCAAAGGGAAGGGAAAACTTTTTTCTTATTTTGTGGTCGTCTTATTTTAAGTTATAACAAATTGTTTTAATACTTATGCAATAATTAAGCTTTTACTTGTGTTAATACACCAAATAACCAAACCAGGCATGTACTAGTTTTCGGGACAGAAAAACTGATTAATAACTGAATTTTGTTTCTTAAAACTTACTAGCACAATTTATCAAGTAATGCCTATTAGATAAAAGGAATGTTGTGTATGCTTATTCCATGCCAGTCTCACTAGAAGATGGAATATGATCTTTTCTGTAAGATTAGAAATTTGGGTTTATTGGTTGTGTGTCGGATATGCTCAAACTCCAGAACTGTAATCATAATGCTAAATCCAGCAGTTTTTATTTTGCACGGTGCTGCAAGTcacatttatttgtttcaaatgatTGAATTATGTTGTTTCTCTTCTACGTTTTGCTTAAACTGAGCCCTATATCGGTTTCCATCATGTAGACCCTTGAAATGCTAGAGAAAAAGGAAAGTGTGCTTCTGAAAAAGACTGCTGCAGAGGTTGAAAAGGCCAAGGAGTATGCCAAAGGGAGAAATAAGAAAGGTACGATtgcaatatatatacacaaatggTTAATGTTTTTCCTTGTTTCCATCTTTTTTTCTATTGAAAAAAAATTCTTTGTGAATTATAGTAGTTTTTATGCTTGGTTTCTCGATGCTTGTATATAAATATGGGATATATTGTAGGACGTAAAATTCTTCTCTCTCGCAACAGTATAATGTGATGGCTTCTAGCTTACTCATGTTGGAGCTTCATTTTAATTAGTCATATATTTTTTAGTTATTATAGTCAATGTTCAATTATTCATCCATAATAACCCCCCTAGGGGTGTAATCGAGCCGAGCTGAGCTTGAATACTGGCAAGCTCGAGCTCGACC
Above is a genomic segment from Gossypium arboreum isolate Shixiya-1 chromosome 8, ASM2569848v2, whole genome shotgun sequence containing:
- the LOC108469621 gene encoding 60S ribosomal protein L31, giving the protein MVEKTRGRKEEVVTREYTVNLHKRLHGCTFKKKAPKAVKEIRKFAEKAMGTKDVRVDVKLNKHIWSRGIRSVPRRVRVRIARKRNDDEDAKEELYSLVTVAEIPAEGLKGLGTKVIDDDDE